Proteins found in one Bacillus subtilis subsp. subtilis str. 168 genomic segment:
- the dnaI gene encoding helicase loader (Evidence 1a: Function from experimental evidences in the studied strain; PubMedId: 12682299, 17003052, 17289076, 19255093, 19968790; Product type f: factor) — MEPIGRSLQGVTGRPDFQKRLEQMKEKVMKDQDVQAFLKENEEVIDQKMIEKSLNKLYEYIEQSKNCSYCSEDENCNNLLEGYHPKLVVNGRSIDIEYYECPVKRKLDQQKKQQSLMKSMYIQQDLLGATFQQVDISDPSRLAMFQHVTDFLKSYNETGKGKGLYLYGKFGVGKTFMLAAIANELAEKEYSSMIVYVPEFVRELKNSLQDQTLEEKLNMVKTTPVLMLDDIGAESMTSWVRDEVIGTVLQHRMSQQLPTFFSSNFSPDELKHHFTYSQRGEKEEVKAARLMERILYLAAPIRLDGENRRHP, encoded by the coding sequence ATGGAACCAATCGGCCGTTCCCTGCAGGGCGTAACCGGCAGGCCGGATTTCCAAAAACGTCTTGAACAAATGAAGGAAAAAGTCATGAAAGATCAAGATGTTCAAGCATTTTTGAAGGAAAACGAAGAAGTGATTGACCAAAAAATGATCGAAAAGAGCTTAAATAAGCTTTATGAATATATCGAACAAAGCAAGAATTGCTCCTATTGTTCGGAAGATGAAAACTGCAACAATTTGTTGGAGGGCTACCATCCGAAGCTTGTTGTCAATGGGAGGTCTATTGATATCGAGTATTACGAATGTCCAGTCAAACGGAAGCTCGACCAGCAGAAGAAACAACAGTCTCTTATGAAAAGCATGTATATCCAGCAGGATCTTCTTGGAGCGACGTTCCAGCAAGTTGATATCAGTGACCCAAGCAGACTCGCGATGTTTCAGCATGTTACAGACTTCCTGAAAAGCTATAATGAGACGGGAAAAGGGAAAGGATTATATTTATACGGGAAATTTGGGGTAGGAAAAACGTTTATGCTCGCTGCAATTGCCAATGAGCTGGCGGAAAAAGAGTATTCCTCCATGATTGTTTATGTGCCTGAATTTGTGAGAGAGCTTAAGAATTCGCTGCAAGACCAGACATTGGAAGAGAAGCTCAATATGGTAAAGACCACACCCGTATTAATGCTTGATGACATCGGAGCAGAATCAATGACAAGCTGGGTAAGGGATGAGGTCATCGGAACGGTGCTTCAGCACAGAATGTCCCAGCAGCTGCCAACGTTCTTTTCTTCTAATTTCTCACCTGACGAGCTGAAGCATCATTTTACGTATTCGCAGAGGGGAGAAAAAGAAGAAGTAAAAGCTGCAAGATTAATGGAGCGGATATTATATTTGGCTGCTCCGATCCGCCTTGACGGAGAAAACCGCCGACATCCATAA
- the ytxB gene encoding putative osomosensing transporter (Evidence 3: Putative function from multiple computational evidences; PubMedId: 15849754, 16850406, 25728272, 27190159; Product type m: membrane component), with product MKRKTAVKWLAVLAGAGLLYWGNKTYLNVSPKEIRVWVLSFGVFAPLMFIGISIVRPLVLFPVSVISIAGGLAFGPLLGTLYTLFGSMCASAVSFFAAGLFSAKKNGHYERLEAIQKQMEDNGFFYIFLLRILPINFDFVSYAAGLSNVKALPYFAATAVGIIPGTIALNVLGASFLAGNLPAFFMVLALYIVFISLPFIFRKKMQNLFQESN from the coding sequence ATGAAACGAAAAACGGCTGTCAAATGGCTGGCAGTGCTTGCAGGTGCTGGTTTACTCTATTGGGGAAATAAAACGTATTTGAATGTATCGCCGAAAGAAATCAGGGTATGGGTATTGTCGTTCGGAGTCTTTGCACCTCTGATGTTTATCGGGATATCCATCGTCAGGCCACTTGTTTTATTTCCGGTGTCTGTTATTTCAATAGCTGGCGGACTTGCGTTTGGCCCGCTTCTCGGCACGCTTTATACGTTATTCGGTTCGATGTGCGCTTCAGCTGTTTCGTTTTTTGCGGCTGGTTTGTTTTCGGCGAAAAAGAACGGGCATTACGAAAGGCTTGAAGCCATACAGAAGCAAATGGAGGATAACGGATTTTTCTATATCTTTCTTTTGAGAATCCTGCCGATCAATTTTGATTTCGTCAGCTATGCGGCAGGCCTTTCCAATGTCAAAGCGCTGCCGTATTTTGCCGCAACGGCTGTGGGAATCATCCCTGGGACGATTGCGCTTAATGTGCTGGGTGCGAGCTTTTTGGCTGGCAATCTGCCCGCTTTCTTTATGGTGCTCGCTTTGTATATCGTGTTTATCTCATTGCCGTTCATCTTCAGAAAGAAAATGCAAAACTTGTTCCAAGAATCAAATTAA
- the ytbD gene encoding putative transporter (Evidence 3: Putative function from multiple computational evidences; PubMedId: 15849754, 16850406, 23504016; Product type t: transporter) codes for MTSANKSNIPALLALAVSAFAIGTTEFISVGLLPLIADDLDIPVTTAGLTVSLYALGVTFGAPILTSLTSSMSRKTLLLWIMFIFIAGNTMAATASSIGILLAARVISAFSHGVFMSIGSTIAADIVPEDKRASAISIMFTGLTVATVTGVPFGTFIGQQFGWRFAFMVIIAVGIIAFITNGILVPSKLRKGTKTTMRDQLKLVTNSRLLLLFVITALGYGGTFVVFTYLSPLLQEVTGFKAGTVAVILLGYGIAIAIGNMIGGKLSNRNPIAALFYMFIVQAIVLFVLTFTAPYQAAGLITILCMGLLAFMNVPGLQVYVVMLAERFVPSAVDVASAMNIAAFNAGIALGSYLGGVITDSIGLIHTAWIGGLMVVGAVILTGWSRLMEKRDRQEA; via the coding sequence ATGACTTCAGCCAATAAAAGCAATATTCCTGCACTACTGGCTTTGGCCGTAAGTGCATTCGCAATAGGGACAACTGAATTTATCAGTGTCGGCCTTTTGCCGCTCATTGCTGATGACCTGGATATTCCCGTCACGACAGCAGGATTGACCGTTTCCCTTTATGCGCTCGGCGTTACATTTGGGGCACCTATATTAACTTCATTGACCTCAAGCATGTCACGTAAGACACTATTGCTTTGGATCATGTTTATTTTTATTGCCGGTAATACGATGGCAGCAACCGCTTCAAGCATCGGGATTTTACTAGCAGCACGTGTGATATCGGCATTTTCGCACGGTGTGTTTATGTCGATCGGTTCGACAATCGCAGCGGATATTGTCCCGGAGGATAAAAGGGCTAGCGCGATTTCAATTATGTTTACTGGCCTCACTGTGGCAACTGTAACCGGAGTTCCTTTTGGGACATTTATCGGCCAGCAGTTCGGCTGGCGTTTCGCCTTTATGGTCATTATCGCCGTCGGAATCATTGCTTTCATTACAAATGGCATTCTTGTACCGTCCAAATTACGAAAAGGGACGAAAACAACGATGCGGGATCAATTGAAGCTTGTGACAAACAGCCGGTTATTGCTTTTATTTGTCATTACAGCGCTTGGATACGGAGGAACATTCGTTGTGTTCACGTATCTGTCTCCCCTGCTTCAGGAAGTAACAGGCTTCAAAGCCGGGACTGTTGCAGTGATTCTGCTCGGATACGGAATAGCTATTGCTATCGGCAATATGATTGGCGGAAAGCTGTCAAACCGAAATCCGATTGCCGCTTTATTCTATATGTTTATCGTACAGGCAATCGTTCTATTCGTACTGACATTTACAGCCCCGTATCAAGCAGCAGGGCTCATTACCATTCTCTGTATGGGATTGCTGGCCTTTATGAACGTGCCCGGCCTTCAGGTGTATGTCGTCATGCTGGCTGAGCGTTTTGTCCCGAGTGCAGTTGACGTCGCATCCGCGATGAATATCGCTGCCTTTAATGCAGGGATCGCGCTTGGGTCATACCTTGGCGGTGTGATCACCGATTCAATCGGATTGATTCATACCGCTTGGATAGGCGGATTAATGGTGGTCGGTGCAGTCATTTTAACAGGCTGGAGCCGCTTGATGGAAAAACGAGATCGGCAGGAAGCCTGA
- the thrS gene encoding threonyl-tRNA synthetase (Evidence 1a: Function from experimental evidences in the studied strain; PubMedId: 8692931, 9826762, 10632708, 15831787, 22938038; Product type e: enzyme), translated as MSDMVKITFPDGAVKEFAKGTTTEDIAASISPGLKKKSLAGKLNGKEIDLRTPINEDGTVEIITEGSEEGLQIMRHSAAHLLAQAIKRIYKDVKFGVGPVIENGFYYDVEMDEAITPEDLPKIEKEMKKIVNANLPIVRKEVSREEAKARFAEIGDDLKLELLDAIPEGETVSIYEQGEFFDLCRGVHVPSTGKIKEFKLLSLAGAYWRGDSKNQMLQRVYGTAFFKKADLEEHLRMLEEAKERDHRKLGKELKLFANSQKVGQGLPLWLPKGATIRRVIERYIVDKEISLGYEHVYTPVLGSKELYETSGHWDHYQEGMFPPMEMDNETLVLRPMNCPHHMMIYKQDIHSYRELPIRIAELGTMHRYEMSGALSGLQRVRGMTLNDAHIFVRPDQIKDEFIRTVRLIQDVYEDFGLSDYTFRLSYRDPEDTEKYFDDDEMWNKAQSMLKEAMDEIGHDYYEAEGEAAFYGPKLDVQVKTAIGKEETLSTVQLDFLLPERFDLTYIGEDGKQHRPVVIHRGVVSTMERFVAFLIEEHKGALPTWLAPVQFQVIPVSPAVHLDYAKKVQERLQCEGLRVEVDSRDEKIGYKIREAQMQKIPYMLVVGDQEAENGAVNVRKYGEQNSETISLDEFVKKAVAEAKK; from the coding sequence ATGTCAGATATGGTAAAAATCACATTTCCTGATGGAGCAGTCAAGGAGTTTGCGAAAGGAACAACAACAGAAGATATCGCGGCATCCATCAGTCCGGGATTAAAGAAAAAGTCATTAGCCGGAAAACTGAACGGAAAAGAAATCGATTTGAGAACGCCGATCAATGAAGACGGTACAGTGGAAATCATTACAGAAGGCTCAGAAGAAGGTCTTCAAATTATGCGCCACAGTGCGGCTCACTTGCTGGCTCAAGCGATTAAACGCATCTACAAGGATGTTAAATTCGGCGTCGGTCCGGTTATCGAAAACGGTTTTTACTACGATGTAGAAATGGACGAAGCGATTACACCGGAGGATCTGCCGAAAATCGAGAAAGAAATGAAAAAAATCGTTAATGCGAACCTTCCGATCGTTCGAAAAGAAGTCAGCCGTGAAGAAGCGAAAGCCCGTTTTGCGGAAATCGGCGACGACCTGAAGCTTGAACTATTGGATGCGATTCCTGAAGGAGAAACCGTTTCGATCTATGAGCAAGGCGAATTCTTTGACCTGTGCCGCGGCGTCCATGTTCCTTCAACCGGAAAAATCAAAGAATTTAAGCTGTTAAGCCTTGCAGGCGCATACTGGCGCGGTGACAGCAAAAACCAAATGCTTCAGCGCGTATATGGTACAGCTTTCTTCAAAAAAGCTGATCTTGAAGAGCATCTTCGTATGCTAGAAGAAGCGAAAGAACGCGACCACAGAAAGCTTGGCAAAGAATTAAAGCTGTTCGCGAACTCTCAAAAAGTCGGACAAGGCCTGCCGCTTTGGCTGCCAAAAGGCGCAACAATCCGCCGCGTCATCGAGCGCTACATTGTCGATAAAGAAATCAGCCTCGGCTATGAGCACGTATACACACCTGTGCTAGGCAGCAAAGAGCTGTATGAAACATCAGGACACTGGGATCATTATCAGGAAGGCATGTTCCCTCCGATGGAAATGGACAATGAAACACTTGTATTGCGTCCGATGAACTGTCCGCACCATATGATGATTTACAAACAAGACATTCACAGTTACCGCGAGCTTCCGATTCGTATTGCAGAGCTTGGAACGATGCACCGCTATGAAATGTCAGGTGCGCTGTCAGGACTTCAACGGGTACGCGGAATGACGTTAAATGATGCACACATCTTTGTGCGCCCGGATCAAATTAAGGATGAGTTTATCCGTACAGTCCGTTTAATCCAGGATGTTTATGAAGACTTCGGTTTAAGTGATTACACATTCCGTCTGTCTTACCGCGATCCGGAAGATACAGAGAAATATTTTGATGACGATGAAATGTGGAACAAAGCGCAATCCATGCTGAAAGAGGCAATGGATGAAATCGGCCACGACTATTACGAAGCAGAAGGTGAAGCGGCATTCTACGGACCTAAACTTGATGTTCAGGTGAAAACTGCGATCGGAAAAGAAGAAACACTGTCTACGGTTCAGCTTGATTTCTTATTGCCGGAACGTTTCGACCTGACATACATCGGTGAGGACGGCAAGCAGCACCGTCCGGTTGTCATTCACAGAGGTGTCGTTTCAACAATGGAACGCTTTGTTGCTTTCTTAATCGAAGAACACAAAGGCGCGCTGCCGACATGGCTTGCACCGGTTCAGTTCCAAGTCATCCCGGTTTCTCCGGCTGTGCATTTAGACTACGCGAAAAAAGTGCAGGAACGCCTGCAATGTGAAGGCCTGCGTGTTGAAGTCGACAGCCGCGATGAAAAAATCGGCTACAAAATCCGTGAAGCGCAAATGCAAAAAATCCCGTACATGCTGGTGGTCGGTGACCAAGAAGCAGAAAACGGAGCGGTAAACGTGCGTAAATACGGAGAACAGAACTCTGAAACCATTTCACTTGATGAGTTTGTGAAAAAGGCAGTAGCTGAAGCGAAAAAATAA
- the speD gene encoding S-adenosylmethionine decarboxylase (Evidence 1a: Function from experimental evidences in the studied strain; PubMedId: 9723923, 10844697, 28546427; Product type e: enzyme), which translates to METMGRHVISELWGCDFDKLNDMDFIEKTFVNAALKSGAEVREVAFHKFAPQGVSGVVIISESHLTIHSFPEHGYASIDVYTCGDLDPNVAADYIAEALHADTRENIEIPRGMGPVQIKQAQAKVL; encoded by the coding sequence ATGGAAACAATGGGGCGTCACGTTATCTCCGAGCTATGGGGATGCGATTTTGATAAGCTGAATGACATGGATTTTATTGAAAAAACGTTTGTAAATGCTGCTCTAAAATCAGGTGCTGAGGTGCGCGAGGTTGCATTTCACAAATTTGCACCGCAAGGCGTAAGCGGAGTTGTGATTATTTCTGAATCACACTTAACGATTCACAGTTTTCCTGAGCACGGATATGCGAGCATTGATGTTTATACTTGTGGAGACTTAGATCCTAATGTCGCTGCTGATTACATTGCAGAGGCATTACATGCTGATACAAGAGAAAACATTGAAATACCAAGAGGAATGGGGCCTGTGCAAATTAAACAGGCGCAAGCGAAAGTACTATAA
- the gapB gene encoding glyceraldehyde-3-phosphate dehydrogenase (NADP-dependent, gluconeogenesis) (Evidence 1a: Function from experimental evidences in the studied strain; PubMedId: 10799476, 10844697, 15720552, 22720735, 26735940, 27449348, 28760849; Product type e: enzyme), with amino-acid sequence MKVKVAINGFGRIGRMVFRKAMLDDQIQVVAINASYSAETLAHLIKYDTIHGRYDKEVVAGEDSLIVNGKKVLLLNSRDPKQLPWREYDIDIVVEATGKFNAKDKAMGHIEAGAKKVILTAPGKNEDVTIVMGVNEDQFDAERHVIISNASCTTNCLAPVVKVLDEEFGIESGLMTTVHAYTNDQKNIDNPHKDLRRARACGESIIPTTTGAAKALSLVLPHLKGKLHGLALRVPVPNVSLVDLVVDLKTDVTAEEVNEAFKRAAKTSMYGVLDYSDEPLVSTDYNTNPHSAVIDGLTTMVMEDRKVKVLAWYDNEWGYSCRVVDLIRHVAARMKHPSAV; translated from the coding sequence ATGAAGGTAAAAGTAGCGATCAACGGGTTTGGAAGAATCGGAAGAATGGTTTTTAGAAAAGCGATGTTAGACGATCAAATTCAAGTAGTGGCCATTAACGCCAGCTATTCCGCAGAAACGCTGGCTCATTTAATAAAGTATGACACAATTCACGGCAGATACGACAAAGAGGTTGTGGCTGGTGAAGATAGCCTGATCGTAAATGGAAAGAAAGTGCTTTTGTTAAACAGCCGTGATCCAAAACAGCTGCCTTGGCGGGAATATGATATTGACATAGTCGTCGAAGCAACAGGGAAGTTTAATGCTAAAGATAAAGCGATGGGCCATATAGAAGCAGGTGCAAAAAAAGTGATTTTGACCGCTCCGGGAAAAAATGAAGACGTTACCATTGTGATGGGCGTAAATGAGGACCAATTCGACGCTGAGCGCCATGTCATTATTTCAAATGCGTCATGCACGACAAATTGCCTTGCGCCTGTTGTAAAAGTGCTGGATGAAGAGTTTGGCATTGAGAGCGGTCTGATGACTACAGTTCATGCGTATACGAATGACCAAAAAAATATTGATAACCCGCACAAAGATTTGCGCCGGGCGCGGGCTTGCGGTGAATCCATCATTCCAACAACAACAGGAGCGGCAAAGGCGCTTTCGCTTGTGCTGCCGCATCTGAAAGGAAAACTTCACGGCCTCGCCTTGCGTGTCCCTGTTCCGAACGTCTCATTGGTTGATCTCGTTGTTGATCTGAAAACGGATGTTACGGCTGAAGAAGTAAACGAGGCATTTAAACGCGCTGCCAAAACGTCGATGTACGGTGTACTTGATTACTCAGATGAACCGCTCGTTTCGACTGATTATAATACGAATCCGCATTCAGCGGTCATTGACGGGCTTACAACAATGGTAATGGAAGACAGGAAAGTAAAGGTGCTGGCGTGGTATGACAACGAATGGGGCTACTCCTGCAGAGTTGTTGATCTAATCCGCCATGTAGCGGCACGAATGAAACATCCGTCTGCTGTATAA
- the ytcD gene encoding putative transcriptional regulator (HxlR family) (Evidence 3: Putative function from multiple computational evidences; PubMedId: 23504016; Product type r: regulator), whose product MEKKKYNISVEATLEVIGGKWKCVILCHLTHGKKRTSELKRLMPNITQKMLTQQLRELEADGVINRIVYNQVPPKVEYELSEYGRSLEGILDMLCAWGANHINRVYGDTFSVLEESVLNDKLKQES is encoded by the coding sequence ATGGAGAAGAAAAAATATAACATTTCTGTTGAAGCGACTCTTGAAGTGATCGGTGGGAAATGGAAATGCGTCATTTTATGCCATCTGACGCACGGAAAAAAACGCACAAGTGAATTAAAACGCCTAATGCCCAATATCACGCAAAAAATGCTGACTCAGCAGCTGCGCGAGCTGGAAGCGGACGGTGTCATTAACCGAATCGTATATAATCAAGTTCCTCCCAAAGTGGAATACGAGCTCAGCGAATACGGCCGCAGCTTAGAAGGGATTTTAGATATGCTGTGTGCTTGGGGAGCGAATCATATTAACAGAGTGTACGGGGATACATTTTCTGTGCTAGAAGAAAGTGTGCTCAATGATAAGTTAAAACAGGAATCATAA
- the ytxC gene encoding sporulation protein (Evidence 2a: Function from experimental evidences in other organisms; PubMedId: 22882546; Product type cp : cell process), whose protein sequence is MLEIIFEDDHDAAAFLHLIQHSDDRNNIIVREGIRKIGIEKANPAFPIQRFMEPILVKFFLECKEDEHMLSLIEETYCFTDQDEQQQILQLAHSIIEGEADDLPFEPLKLSRKQSILDELQTICLEEGVFYIRSFQTFRLGSYYKQLRDITEAAIDEYKMEQEYQNFIQTLRDYVDAKQPRIKKVHIVHDGSFTLWELRYVPEREKMKYIDRRFVRDHPMYIDSHLLAPLISIAPDEVVLYTDQPEHMMARTIQNVFQERVEMLPLHAFTDAEIPVKHSEG, encoded by the coding sequence ATGCTTGAAATAATCTTTGAAGATGACCATGATGCAGCCGCTTTTTTACATCTCATTCAGCATTCGGACGATCGGAACAATATCATTGTCCGTGAAGGCATACGAAAAATCGGGATTGAAAAAGCGAATCCGGCTTTTCCTATTCAGCGTTTTATGGAGCCGATTCTGGTCAAATTTTTTTTGGAATGCAAAGAAGACGAGCATATGCTGTCATTGATTGAGGAAACGTATTGTTTCACGGACCAGGATGAACAGCAGCAAATCCTTCAGCTCGCACACAGTATTATTGAAGGTGAAGCAGACGATCTTCCGTTTGAGCCGCTGAAGCTTTCACGGAAACAATCAATTTTGGATGAACTCCAAACGATCTGTTTAGAGGAAGGAGTATTTTACATTCGCTCCTTTCAGACCTTCCGACTTGGATCATACTATAAGCAGCTGAGAGATATTACAGAAGCAGCGATTGATGAATATAAGATGGAACAGGAATATCAAAACTTTATTCAAACACTCAGAGACTATGTGGACGCCAAACAGCCGCGAATCAAAAAAGTGCATATTGTCCATGATGGTTCCTTTACATTATGGGAGCTGCGCTATGTGCCGGAACGGGAAAAAATGAAATACATAGACAGAAGATTTGTCCGGGATCATCCTATGTATATTGATTCTCATTTGCTCGCGCCGCTGATTTCCATTGCGCCTGATGAAGTCGTGCTTTATACCGACCAGCCCGAGCACATGATGGCAAGGACCATTCAAAACGTATTTCAAGAGAGAGTGGAAATGCTCCCGCTGCATGCTTTTACAGATGCAGAAATACCGGTGAAGCACTCGGAAGGATGA
- the dnaB gene encoding helicase loading protein; replication initiation membrane attachment protein (Evidence 1a: Function from experimental evidences in the studied strain; PubMedId: 12682299, 15186423, 16002087, 17289076, 20071750, 21097613, 23525462; Product type f: factor) — MADYWKDVLPVDPYVVKSRSMLQDIDRQIITQLYQPLIGPVAFSLYMTLWGELEQNRLWGGESTHRQLMGMTQSNLKTIHQEQGKLEGIGLLKVYMKESERQERLFIYELLPPLRPNEFFEDGMLNVFLYNRVGKTKYQQLKQFFTHPAISEDAKDITRPFNHAFESLQPSEWKLTSDMEETVRLAEGSEYTSVGQSPSYTITEDVFDFDLFLAGLSETMIPRKAMTQQVRDTIKKLSYLYGIDPLQMQNVVMSAIDERDVITTEALRKAASDWYQIERNGQLPDLVEKTQPVHLREGEQPAEEDSLDGKLIALLEAISPKKLLQDIADGTEPSKADLKIIEEIMFEQKLEPGVTNVLIYYVMLKTDMKLSKNYIQKIASHWARKKVKTVREAMKLAIEENRQYLEWAEGKTKSSKRNQKVIREEKLPDWMTEKETASDSESGQQKLHPQDLEEQKKKMMEEMQKLKKYSAY; from the coding sequence ATGGCTGACTATTGGAAAGATGTACTGCCTGTAGACCCGTATGTGGTTAAAAGCAGATCGATGCTGCAGGATATTGACAGACAAATTATTACACAACTGTACCAGCCCTTAATCGGCCCTGTTGCATTCTCTCTTTATATGACATTGTGGGGAGAGCTTGAACAAAACCGTCTGTGGGGCGGAGAGTCCACACATAGACAGCTGATGGGGATGACACAGTCCAACTTAAAAACGATCCATCAGGAACAGGGGAAGCTCGAGGGCATCGGATTGCTGAAAGTATATATGAAAGAATCCGAGCGGCAGGAGCGCCTCTTTATATATGAACTCCTTCCGCCGCTCAGACCAAATGAATTTTTTGAAGACGGAATGCTGAATGTTTTTCTGTATAATAGGGTCGGAAAAACGAAATATCAGCAATTAAAACAATTTTTTACGCACCCGGCCATTTCAGAAGATGCGAAGGACATTACGCGTCCGTTTAATCATGCGTTTGAATCGCTGCAGCCGAGTGAATGGAAGCTCACATCCGATATGGAGGAAACGGTAAGGCTTGCCGAGGGGTCCGAGTATACTTCTGTCGGACAGTCTCCGTCCTACACCATAACGGAGGATGTGTTTGATTTTGATTTGTTTTTAGCGGGACTTTCTGAGACGATGATACCGAGAAAAGCGATGACCCAGCAGGTGCGGGACACAATCAAAAAGCTTTCTTATCTGTACGGAATTGACCCTTTGCAAATGCAAAATGTTGTGATGAGCGCAATTGATGAGCGTGACGTCATTACGACGGAGGCATTAAGAAAAGCGGCGAGCGACTGGTATCAAATTGAAAGAAACGGACAGCTGCCCGATTTGGTGGAAAAAACACAGCCGGTGCATCTGCGTGAAGGCGAACAACCGGCAGAAGAGGATTCTCTGGATGGGAAGCTGATTGCATTGCTGGAGGCGATTTCCCCGAAGAAGCTTCTGCAGGACATTGCTGACGGAACAGAGCCGTCAAAAGCTGATCTGAAGATCATAGAAGAAATTATGTTCGAACAGAAGCTCGAGCCAGGCGTCACAAATGTGTTAATTTATTATGTCATGCTGAAAACCGACATGAAGCTGTCGAAAAACTATATCCAAAAAATCGCTTCGCATTGGGCACGCAAAAAGGTGAAAACGGTCAGGGAAGCGATGAAGCTCGCAATAGAAGAAAACCGCCAGTATCTTGAATGGGCTGAGGGAAAAACAAAGTCTTCGAAACGAAACCAAAAAGTGATTCGTGAAGAAAAGCTTCCTGATTGGATGACAGAAAAGGAAACAGCGTCCGATTCAGAATCCGGACAGCAGAAGCTGCATCCGCAGGATTTGGAAGAACAGAAGAAAAAGATGATGGAAGAAATGCAAAAACTGAAAAAATACTCTGCCTATTAA
- the nrdR gene encoding negative regulator of transcription of ribonucleotide reductase nrd genes and operons (Evidence 1a: Function from experimental evidences in the studied strain; PubMedId: 16950922, 27920297, 28624879; Product type r: regulator) yields the protein MKCPSCQHNGTRVLDSRPVDDGKSIRRRRECESCHYRFTTFEKVEETPLIVVKKEGVREEFSREKMLRGLIKACEKRPVSLKTLEDMCFDIEKELRNQGCSEVKSELVGEMVMDRLAKIDEVAYVRFASVYRQFKDINVFIDELKDLIKKER from the coding sequence TTGAAATGTCCTTCATGCCAGCATAACGGAACACGAGTCCTTGATTCACGGCCTGTGGATGACGGAAAGTCGATTCGCCGAAGACGCGAGTGCGAATCCTGCCACTACCGGTTTACGACCTTTGAGAAAGTGGAGGAAACCCCGCTCATCGTTGTGAAAAAAGAAGGTGTGCGTGAGGAATTCAGCAGAGAAAAAATGCTGCGCGGCCTCATAAAAGCATGTGAAAAAAGGCCTGTTTCACTCAAAACGCTTGAAGACATGTGCTTTGATATTGAAAAAGAACTTCGCAATCAAGGCTGCTCCGAGGTGAAGAGTGAGCTCGTCGGAGAAATGGTCATGGACCGGCTGGCTAAGATTGACGAAGTCGCATATGTGCGGTTCGCGTCCGTCTATCGGCAGTTTAAAGATATAAACGTCTTTATCGATGAATTAAAAGACTTAATAAAGAAAGAGCGTTAA